A window of Juglans regia cultivar Chandler chromosome 7, Walnut 2.0, whole genome shotgun sequence contains these coding sequences:
- the LOC108987307 gene encoding uncharacterized protein LOC108987307: MLPQQQNPPETSHSLQQKNCLDDKSLERDIQSFSIRQYALASRQNDIYCSWPFPEKYLQICFKHGIHNVLPPFEPRGSAILSLRQGASFKSSGKDNEKDNSFDDKVQDFVGQEKHFKYECDSYSYEEISKLSSQDCHLSLSSSCKLEESNHITSDLASSVIVSKVQPSITMPSLHLDVDQNSQSQTFTKMLMHKLKRRKGKRKKRSMVDILAVANNCTLQDLYRINRILGCGSEKPLEHGSEGNDAENNCESELTNECLDKRLQRDDCEPVTVNALSKKQLVLKFKFSGHKPN; this comes from the exons ATGCTGCCTCAGCAGCAAAATCCGCCTGAGACTTCGCATTCTCTGCAGCAAAAAAACTGTCTCGACGACAAGAGCTTGGAAAGAGATATTCAGTCCTTCTCCATAAG GCAGTATGCTCTTGCATCTCGTCAAAATGATATCTATTGTAGTTGGCCATTTCCGGAGAAATACTTGCAAATCTGTTTTAAACACGGTATCCACAATGTTTTACCACCCTTTGAACCCCGAGGTTCTGCCATTCTATCACTCAGACAGGGTGCAAGTTTCAAGTCTTCTGGAAAAGATAATGAAAAGGATAATTCCTTTGACGATAAAGTACAAGATTTTGTTGGGCAGGAGAAACATTTCAAATATGAGTGTGATTCATACTCTTATGAAGAAATATCAAAACTTTCCAGCCAGGATTGCCATTTATCCCTTTCTAGTAGCTGTAAGCTTGAAGAGAGCAACCACATTACTTCTGATCTTGCTTCTTCTGTCATAGTTTCCAAAGTTCAACCTTCAATTACAATGCCTAGTTTGCACCTTGATGTTGATCAGAATAGTCAATCACAGACTTTCACAAAGATGTTGATGCATAAGCTAAAAAGGCGTAAAGGGAAACGTAAGAAACGGTCGATGGTGGATATTTTAGCTGTGGCAAATAATTGTACTTTGCAGGATCTTTACAGAATTAACAGAATATTGGGATGTGGTTCAGAAAAACCTCTGGAACATGGGAGTGAAGGAAATGATGCTGAGAATAATTGTGAATCTGAGCTGacaaatgagtgcttggacaAGAGGCTTCAAAGGGATGATTGTGAACCTGTGACTGTAAATGCACTCAGTAAAAAGCAGTTGGTACTAAAGTTCAAGTTCAGTGGACACAAACCCAATTAA